A window of the Candidatus Nitrosotalea okcheonensis genome harbors these coding sequences:
- a CDS encoding proline dehydrogenase family protein, translating to MNYQNKSYKLGKLEKHKSVLIEKVLFKIAKQWIAGDTMNDALKSAHQANMNGMNAILNKLGEHITSKAQVSQTVSDYLTLVSNLRRSKITGGLSIKPTQVGLAISAKECISNLDTIIEKALQFQSFVWIDMESSEYTDVTFKIYSMLFEKYERLGIVIQANLKRTWDDLDMLLKKGAKIRLVKGAYHENSINSYRTRHAVDENYRKLMNVLFEHGNEFAIATHDSRIIGLATDLSKKHERKFEFQMLKGIRDELKPILVKKGFSVSEYIPYGTNWLPYSIRRLRERKRNILLLGSSFIHSHRV from the coding sequence TTGAATTATCAAAACAAGTCATACAAATTAGGTAAATTGGAAAAACACAAGTCTGTACTAATTGAGAAGGTTTTGTTCAAGATAGCAAAGCAGTGGATAGCAGGAGATACAATGAATGATGCACTCAAGTCTGCACATCAGGCAAACATGAACGGAATGAATGCAATCTTGAACAAGTTAGGTGAACACATCACATCCAAAGCACAGGTTAGCCAGACGGTTTCAGATTATCTAACACTTGTTTCAAACTTGCGGAGATCAAAGATAACTGGAGGATTATCCATAAAGCCGACTCAGGTGGGACTTGCCATCAGTGCAAAAGAATGCATTTCAAATCTTGACACTATAATAGAAAAAGCCCTACAGTTCCAGTCTTTTGTTTGGATAGACATGGAATCATCAGAATACACTGATGTTACATTCAAAATATACAGTATGCTCTTTGAAAAATACGAGAGACTTGGCATAGTCATACAGGCTAATCTAAAACGTACTTGGGATGATCTGGACATGCTTTTAAAAAAAGGTGCCAAGATTCGCCTTGTCAAAGGAGCATACCATGAAAATTCAATAAACTCGTACAGAACAAGACATGCGGTAGATGAAAACTATAGAAAATTAATGAACGTTTTATTTGAACATGGAAATGAGTTTGCAATTGCAACACATGATTCTAGGATAATTGGTTTGGCAACAGATTTATCAAAAAAACATGAACGAAAGTTTGAATTTCAAATGCTAAAGGGAATACGCGATGAGCTAAAACCCATTTTGGTAAAAAAGGGGTTCTCTGTTTCAGAATACATCCCATATGGCACCAACTGGCTTCCTTATTCCATCAGAAGACTAAGAGAGAGGAAGCGCAATATACTTCTCCTTGGAAGTTCGTTTATTCATTCACATCGGGTCTGA
- a CDS encoding aspartate dehydrogenase, with amino-acid sequence MKRVGLLGCGAIGSEIAFAIDSGKISAKLTHIYDFSKDNSKKLVDKLQNKPVVTENVGLLAASPVDLIIEAASQDAVRDDILSILQNRKDVMIMSVGALLDESIFDIVMDGCRDFNKRVYLPSGAIIGLDGIRAVQDELDLVTLVTTKNPRALKGAKFFETSTIDPDKITTSVVIYEGNAQEAVKLFPANINVAALLSLAGIGSEKTRVKIIADPCASKNTHEIYAEGKFGKFSIKVENVPSPSNPKTSRLATLAAIECLKKICGTPLNIGT; translated from the coding sequence TTGAAGCGAGTTGGATTACTTGGTTGTGGAGCAATAGGATCAGAGATCGCATTTGCAATAGACTCTGGAAAGATTTCTGCGAAACTCACTCACATTTATGATTTTTCAAAAGACAATTCCAAAAAACTTGTTGACAAGTTGCAAAACAAACCTGTCGTGACAGAAAATGTCGGCCTGCTTGCTGCATCTCCGGTAGATCTGATAATAGAGGCGGCATCACAAGATGCAGTAAGAGATGACATACTGAGCATACTGCAAAATAGGAAAGACGTGATGATAATGAGTGTAGGTGCACTGTTGGATGAATCAATATTTGATATTGTCATGGATGGCTGCAGGGATTTCAATAAACGCGTCTATCTACCATCTGGTGCGATAATAGGACTTGATGGAATTAGGGCTGTTCAGGATGAACTTGACTTGGTAACTTTGGTTACTACAAAAAACCCACGAGCACTCAAAGGTGCCAAGTTTTTTGAGACGTCAACGATTGACCCTGATAAAATCACCACATCTGTTGTAATCTATGAAGGAAATGCGCAAGAAGCAGTAAAACTATTTCCAGCAAACATCAATGTTGCTGCACTTCTTAGTCTTGCAGGAATTGGTAGCGAAAAGACTAGGGTAAAGATAATTGCAGACCCATGTGCCAGCAAGAACACCCACGAGATATATGCTGAGGGAAAATTTGGAAAGTTTTCAATAAAGGTAGAAAATGTACCCAGCCCAAGCAATCCAAAAACAAGCAGGCTTGCAACCCTTGCTGCAATAGAATGCCTCAAAAAGATTTGCGGTACTCCCTTGAACATAGGCACCTGA
- the nadA gene encoding quinolinate synthase NadA: MNIKSEILKLKKEKDVLILAHNYQLPDVQDIADYVGDSLGLSRQAAKTAQKTILFCGVHFMAETAAITCPDKTVLIPDLGAGCSLADTINAEELRKWKSEHPKAITVGYVNTSAEVKAELDYCCTSSNAVNVVKSIPEDKEILFLPDMFLGSYVAKMTNRNNMFIWAGECHVHAGIRSQDVQEKLREHANAEFLVHPECSCTSSVMYDVASGDYGSRQVQILSTEGMMNHAKNSQSKEFVVATETGILYKMQKQNPDKKFIPMSENAICRYMKMITLEKVYASLQENKYQVKVPKNIADKAHLAIERMLAIS, encoded by the coding sequence ATGAATATCAAATCTGAAATATTAAAGCTCAAAAAAGAAAAAGACGTACTAATACTTGCTCACAACTATCAGCTCCCAGATGTACAAGATATTGCAGACTATGTTGGAGATTCGCTAGGACTTTCAAGACAGGCTGCAAAGACTGCCCAAAAGACAATCCTCTTCTGCGGGGTTCACTTTATGGCAGAAACTGCTGCGATAACATGTCCTGATAAAACAGTATTAATTCCAGACCTCGGGGCTGGATGCTCACTTGCAGATACCATAAATGCAGAAGAGTTGAGAAAATGGAAATCAGAGCATCCAAAAGCAATCACTGTAGGATATGTCAATACATCTGCCGAAGTAAAGGCAGAGCTTGATTATTGTTGCACTTCATCTAACGCTGTAAATGTTGTAAAATCTATTCCTGAAGACAAGGAGATTCTCTTTTTACCAGACATGTTCCTTGGTTCTTATGTTGCAAAGATGACCAACAGGAATAACATGTTCATCTGGGCAGGAGAATGTCATGTTCATGCCGGCATTCGTTCACAGGATGTACAGGAAAAACTCCGAGAACACGCAAATGCTGAATTTTTGGTACATCCGGAATGCAGTTGTACATCTTCAGTAATGTATGATGTGGCATCGGGTGACTATGGTTCAAGACAAGTTCAGATATTGTCAACCGAAGGAATGATGAATCATGCCAAAAACTCCCAATCAAAGGAATTTGTGGTGGCAACAGAGACTGGAATATTGTATAAAATGCAAAAACAAAATCCTGACAAAAAATTTATTCCCATGTCTGAAAATGCGATATGCCGATACATGAAGATGATAACACTGGAAAAAGTATATGCGTCATTGCAAGAAAACAAGTATCAAGTAAAAGTTCCAAAAAACATTGCAGACAAGGCTCATCTTGCAATAGAACGTATGCTGGCGATTAGTTAA
- the nadC gene encoding carboxylating nicotinate-nucleotide diphosphorylase has product MQTSAKKQLERFLEEDIKSGDITSKLLVRKKITATIVSRESGIVAGVLYAREIFSSRGCKVTIHKKDGQTVIPDQKIMTISGGTYQILSCERTALNLMSRMSGIANQTNQYVKKIRAANPKVGLYSTRKTAPGLRIFDKDAVAIGGGHRHRMSLDQMIMIKDNHIAASDSLLDLIKRARQKHKKIEVEVERLKDAITAATEGVQIIMLDNMPPSKIRETIQELKRLHLRDRVKIEASGGINYSNVAQYARSGVDMISIGRLTSSVIGLDLSLEVN; this is encoded by the coding sequence TTGCAAACAAGTGCAAAAAAACAGCTAGAAAGATTTCTTGAGGAAGATATCAAAAGTGGTGATATTACAAGCAAATTACTTGTAAGAAAAAAAATTACTGCAACCATAGTATCTCGTGAAAGTGGCATAGTGGCAGGCGTTTTGTATGCAAGAGAGATTTTTTCATCAAGAGGCTGCAAGGTTACAATACACAAAAAAGACGGGCAAACTGTAATCCCAGACCAAAAGATAATGACAATTTCAGGCGGCACATATCAAATATTATCTTGTGAAAGGACAGCATTGAATTTAATGTCAAGGATGAGCGGCATTGCAAATCAGACTAACCAATATGTAAAAAAAATCCGTGCTGCAAATCCCAAAGTTGGGCTATATTCCACGCGAAAGACAGCACCCGGTCTTAGGATTTTTGACAAGGATGCAGTAGCTATTGGTGGCGGACATAGACATAGGATGTCTCTAGACCAGATGATCATGATAAAGGACAACCACATTGCGGCATCAGACTCTCTTTTAGATTTGATCAAGCGTGCAAGACAAAAGCACAAGAAAATCGAGGTAGAAGTAGAGCGCCTAAAGGATGCAATTACGGCAGCAACTGAAGGTGTACAGATAATCATGCTAGACAACATGCCGCCGTCAAAGATAAGAGAGACAATCCAGGAACTCAAACGCCTTCACCTACGGGACAGAGTAAAGATAGAGGCGTCAGGCGGAATAAATTACTCAAACGTAGCACAATATGCAAGATCAGGTGTAGACATGATATCCATCGGAAGACTGACAAGCTCAGTCATAGGCCTTGATCTTAGTCTTGAAGTTAACTAA
- the spt4 gene encoding transcription elongation factor subunit Spt4: MVRELACRKCKFVTVGKVCPICKSSDLSPDWSSSVLVVDPTNSLVAKSLGIKEKGKYALKVT; the protein is encoded by the coding sequence TTGGTACGAGAGTTGGCTTGTCGCAAATGTAAGTTTGTCACAGTAGGGAAAGTATGTCCAATATGCAAGTCATCAGACCTTAGTCCAGACTGGAGTAGTTCAGTTCTTGTTGTAGATCCAACAAATTCTCTTGTTGCCAAGTCTCTAGGAATAAAAGAGAAAGGCAAGTATGCACTCAAGGTAACATAG
- a CDS encoding DNA-directed RNA polymerase produces the protein MFSISTLTDVVRIPPKLFGESLKKAAITILREKYESMINPELGYVIMILETKVEKMGKVIAGDGGTYHRVEFTALTFSPKLQEIVRGEIVEITDFGAFVRIGATDALLHLSQIMDDYLKSDVKSGMILANQSGRTMKIGTTLRARITAVSIGKTAAMKVGITCRQPFLGADEWIEEEIKKSKNPAAAAASSDKKKPAESK, from the coding sequence ATGTTTTCTATATCGACCCTTACTGATGTAGTTAGAATACCTCCTAAACTATTTGGCGAATCCCTCAAAAAGGCCGCAATCACCATCCTACGTGAAAAATATGAGAGCATGATAAACCCAGAGCTTGGCTATGTCATAATGATACTTGAAACCAAGGTAGAAAAAATGGGCAAAGTAATTGCAGGCGATGGCGGAACGTATCACAGAGTAGAATTCACAGCATTAACATTTTCACCAAAACTCCAGGAAATTGTCCGTGGAGAAATTGTCGAGATTACAGACTTTGGAGCGTTTGTCAGAATTGGTGCAACAGATGCATTGTTACACTTGTCACAAATAATGGATGATTATCTCAAGAGCGATGTCAAGTCTGGCATGATCCTTGCAAACCAGAGTGGAAGAACAATGAAGATTGGAACAACACTCCGTGCAAGAATCACAGCAGTATCAATTGGCAAGACAGCAGCCATGAAGGTTGGCATCACCTGCAGACAACCATTTCTTGGTGCAGACGAGTGGATTGAAGAGGAGATCAAGAAATCCAAAAATCCAGCAGCTGCTGCAGCATCTTCAGACAAAAAGAAACCAGCGGAGTCCAAGTGA
- a CDS encoding Mrp/NBP35 family ATP-binding protein yields the protein MVSVDQVLSTLATVIDPDLKKDIVSMGMIKDIEINGNDLKFTLELTTPACPFNDEIEQDVRNAISKMKEISKFDLKVTAKVMEGRSLSMDEMLPTVKNIIGVASGKGGVGKTTVSVNLALALAQTGAKVGLLDADIYGPSVPLMLGMGKSAMEVDNNKLQPAESHGLKVVSFGFFAEQSHQAAIYRGPIISGILKQFLVDTNWSDLDYLIVDLPPGTGDIPLTLAQTIPITGIVVVTTPQDVASNIAVKAFGMFQKLNIPIMGVIENMSYFRCPNCATDHYIFGKEGAKRMSEKHDLPFLGAIPLNPGIMEGSDSGRPVLVTDPNSTMSQAFMVVAKNVAARCSVLASQLSDEMKAEVATQK from the coding sequence ATGGTTTCAGTTGATCAAGTACTTTCTACTCTTGCCACTGTGATTGATCCTGATCTAAAAAAAGACATTGTCTCAATGGGGATGATAAAAGACATTGAAATCAACGGAAACGATTTAAAATTTACACTAGAGCTTACCACTCCAGCTTGTCCTTTTAATGATGAAATAGAACAAGATGTACGAAACGCAATCTCCAAGATGAAGGAGATATCAAAATTTGATCTCAAGGTTACTGCCAAGGTTATGGAAGGAAGATCACTTAGCATGGACGAGATGTTGCCAACAGTCAAGAACATAATAGGTGTTGCAAGCGGAAAAGGAGGAGTAGGTAAAACAACTGTCTCTGTCAACTTGGCACTAGCATTGGCCCAGACTGGTGCAAAAGTTGGACTGCTTGATGCAGATATCTATGGTCCAAGCGTTCCTCTAATGCTTGGAATGGGAAAATCCGCAATGGAGGTTGATAATAATAAATTACAACCTGCTGAATCACATGGACTCAAAGTTGTATCGTTTGGCTTTTTTGCAGAGCAATCTCATCAAGCAGCAATTTACAGGGGACCGATAATTTCTGGAATTTTAAAGCAATTTCTTGTCGATACTAACTGGTCAGATCTTGATTATCTTATCGTAGATCTTCCGCCTGGGACTGGAGATATTCCTCTTACACTTGCACAAACAATTCCAATCACAGGAATTGTAGTTGTTACAACTCCACAGGATGTTGCAAGTAATATAGCTGTCAAGGCATTTGGAATGTTTCAAAAGCTAAACATTCCTATCATGGGGGTCATAGAAAACATGAGCTACTTTAGATGTCCAAACTGTGCTACTGATCATTACATTTTTGGAAAAGAGGGTGCAAAAAGAATGAGTGAGAAACACGACCTTCCATTCTTGGGGGCAATTCCGCTCAATCCTGGCATAATGGAGGGTTCTGATAGTGGAAGGCCCGTACTTGTAACAGATCCAAATTCTACAATGTCTCAGGCATTCATGGTTGTAGCAAAGAATGTGGCAGCAAGATGCAGTGTTCTTGCATCCCAGCTAAGTGATGAAATGAAAGCTGAGGTAGCAACTCAAAAATAG
- a CDS encoding GTP-dependent dephospho-CoA kinase family protein, which translates to MHLPENLRSGLKKPLGLLIEDHKVTRSSVSNNMPKDAFVITVGDATTEKMISFGFNPSLQIVDSLEKRNKRDLPGGYVKTILECKNPAAEITEDSISTIRQAFNMTPPVRIIVDGEEDLLVLPVAAYAPDNAVILYGQPNEGLVLVVLTEKVRNKAKSIMSSMN; encoded by the coding sequence GTGCATCTTCCTGAAAACCTGCGGTCTGGGCTAAAAAAACCACTTGGACTGCTCATTGAAGATCATAAAGTAACTAGATCTAGTGTTTCAAACAACATGCCAAAAGACGCATTTGTAATCACTGTAGGTGATGCCACTACTGAAAAGATGATATCGTTTGGTTTCAACCCGTCTCTGCAAATTGTAGATTCTTTGGAAAAGAGAAACAAGAGGGACTTGCCAGGGGGATATGTGAAAACAATTCTCGAGTGTAAAAATCCTGCCGCAGAGATTACAGAAGACAGCATTTCCACAATTCGTCAAGCGTTTAACATGACCCCGCCTGTGCGAATAATTGTCGATGGGGAGGAGGACTTGCTTGTTCTTCCAGTTGCAGCTTATGCACCTGATAACGCAGTAATCTTGTATGGTCAACCAAATGAAGGGCTGGTTCTTGTAGTATTGACAGAGAAGGTAAGAAATAAGGCTAAATCTATAATGAGTTCAATGAATTAA
- a CDS encoding DUF2024 family protein, with product MEIHVYDTYVEAKDGHTMHFDVITSQKDHQKAIQYAKEWLKTIGEAESKVSTEECQFCHSQGAPEPIANEIQKKGYFIQKMEGCP from the coding sequence ATGGAAATTCACGTATATGATACATACGTAGAGGCAAAGGATGGCCATACAATGCATTTTGATGTCATTACAAGCCAGAAGGATCACCAAAAGGCAATCCAGTATGCAAAAGAATGGCTCAAGACTATAGGAGAAGCCGAGTCAAAGGTTTCAACCGAAGAATGCCAATTCTGCCACTCACAAGGTGCACCAGAACCAATTGCCAACGAGATCCAAAAGAAAGGCTACTTCATCCAAAAGATGGAAGGCTGTCCGTAA
- a CDS encoding Mov34/MPN/PAD-1 family protein — MTIKVIIFSKNQIETLKKHSEQNSPNEACAILFGNNVNYQVTIKEIFLTKNIDQAPANFTISSEELIAAYSSAEKMALDVSGIFHSHPVSVPYPSLTDKKYMEINPVPWIIFSNINDEFKAYIYNSGIIIEIPVKVL, encoded by the coding sequence ATGACAATAAAGGTAATAATTTTCTCAAAGAATCAAATAGAGACATTGAAAAAACACTCAGAACAAAATTCTCCAAATGAAGCATGTGCAATTTTGTTTGGCAACAATGTAAATTACCAGGTTACAATAAAAGAAATTTTTCTTACAAAAAATATCGACCAGGCACCAGCAAATTTTACCATTTCAAGCGAAGAGCTAATAGCAGCATATAGCAGTGCGGAGAAGATGGCGTTAGATGTCAGCGGGATATTTCATTCCCATCCAGTCTCAGTTCCATATCCTTCGTTGACAGACAAGAAATACATGGAAATCAATCCTGTACCATGGATCATATTCTCAAACATAAATGACGAATTCAAGGCGTATATTTACAATTCAGGGATTATCATCGAGATTCCCGTAAAGGTATTGTGA
- a CDS encoding cupredoxin domain-containing protein, with the protein MSDWDLMMPGMGLSAIGLAGVILSYLGIANTFLTGMQALSGLTLFIGLVFLSAGILSGGVSTSPRAKATTLVIFGIAGSVATYALSLNKVITSLTVFVGLLLIIVIPTIVLAFFSMKMPKHFKPVATIFIAAMVVAIGSYTVFGFIGPGAQFHLNSISENATNATAPTSNVPVISIDIPANASIKGNPSFIPNSVSVPKGDIIEWKNDDKVGHTVTSADGTTWDSGIISAGKTFRLDTSKLNATTYQYLCTVHPIMSGSITITAPMFANVTISSGASKQAAGQKYFDPQESKVKAGTTVVWTNADSVAHTVTSGNPSDSSPGGLFDSGLIKPGKTFQQVFNTAGTTSYFCTVHPWMTGKVTVG; encoded by the coding sequence ATGAGTGACTGGGACCTCATGATGCCAGGAATGGGACTATCAGCGATTGGTCTAGCAGGAGTGATTTTATCATATCTGGGCATTGCAAACACCTTTCTTACAGGAATGCAGGCTCTTTCAGGTTTAACCTTGTTTATCGGCTTGGTCTTCTTGTCAGCAGGAATTCTAAGTGGCGGTGTATCGACTAGCCCACGTGCCAAGGCAACTACGCTTGTAATCTTTGGCATTGCAGGATCTGTTGCAACATATGCCCTGAGCTTGAACAAGGTAATCACATCATTGACAGTATTTGTCGGATTGCTATTAATCATCGTGATACCAACAATAGTTCTTGCCTTTTTCTCAATGAAGATGCCAAAACACTTCAAACCAGTAGCGACAATATTCATTGCGGCAATGGTAGTAGCAATAGGCTCTTACACAGTATTTGGTTTTATTGGACCAGGTGCACAGTTTCATCTCAACTCAATATCAGAAAATGCGACAAACGCAACAGCACCCACTTCAAATGTACCGGTCATATCAATTGACATTCCTGCAAACGCATCAATAAAGGGCAATCCAAGCTTCATCCCCAATTCTGTATCAGTCCCCAAGGGAGACATCATAGAATGGAAGAATGACGACAAAGTAGGTCACACTGTGACAAGTGCAGATGGTACAACGTGGGATTCTGGAATAATATCAGCAGGTAAAACATTCCGTCTTGATACATCAAAACTCAACGCCACAACATACCAGTATCTGTGTACTGTTCATCCAATAATGTCAGGAAGCATAACCATAACAGCCCCAATGTTTGCAAATGTAACCATCTCAAGTGGTGCTTCAAAACAAGCTGCAGGCCAGAAATACTTTGACCCACAAGAGAGCAAAGTAAAAGCCGGAACAACAGTAGTTTGGACAAATGCAGACAGTGTAGCACATACGGTTACCAGTGGCAACCCTAGCGATTCATCCCCTGGCGGACTGTTCGACTCGGGCCTTATCAAACCAGGAAAAACATTCCAGCAGGTGTTTAACACTGCTGGCACTACATCATACTTTTGTACAGTCCACCCATGGATGACTGGAAAAGTAACAGTAGGATGA
- a CDS encoding heme o synthase, which produces MGLKEVLEVSKPRIIVLLVITAVTSMYAASILIAHKPLDNVVLFHLIVAGALSSAGSSALNHFYDRDIDPLMKRTSTRPIPSGRMAARSVLVYGLAVSCISVVYAWFTLNPVSTFFIALGIFFYVIIYTVWLKRNNWSNIVIGGFAGSCASMAGWAAATGSMDILGALVGMLVFVWTPSHFWCLAMKIRDDYAEAKVPMLPVLIGMQKTSKYILLNTAILLPYSIALVAFGLGYVYLGVALVSGGLMLVYHYKLTKTPTSDFAWKAYKVTAPYLTIIFVGIALDAAFHFPVIK; this is translated from the coding sequence GTGGGATTAAAGGAAGTACTTGAAGTATCTAAACCAAGAATCATAGTTTTACTTGTAATTACTGCAGTGACCTCGATGTATGCTGCAAGCATATTGATCGCACACAAACCTCTTGACAATGTGGTACTCTTTCACTTGATAGTGGCAGGTGCGCTTTCATCTGCAGGTTCTAGCGCTCTGAATCATTTCTATGACAGAGACATTGATCCACTGATGAAACGTACGAGCACAAGACCTATCCCATCTGGAAGGATGGCAGCTCGTAGTGTACTTGTCTATGGTCTTGCAGTTAGTTGTATTTCAGTGGTTTATGCTTGGTTTACACTAAATCCTGTATCTACATTCTTTATTGCGCTTGGAATATTTTTCTATGTGATCATCTATACTGTCTGGCTTAAACGAAATAATTGGTCAAACATTGTAATTGGTGGTTTTGCTGGAAGCTGTGCATCCATGGCAGGCTGGGCTGCAGCAACTGGTTCCATGGATATTCTTGGGGCATTGGTTGGCATGCTGGTCTTTGTATGGACACCTTCTCATTTCTGGTGTCTTGCAATGAAAATACGAGACGATTATGCAGAGGCAAAGGTCCCGATGCTTCCAGTATTGATTGGAATGCAAAAGACCTCCAAGTACATTCTGCTCAACACTGCAATACTGCTACCCTACTCTATTGCACTTGTTGCATTTGGATTGGGATATGTGTATCTGGGTGTTGCATTGGTATCTGGCGGTCTTATGCTGGTTTATCATTACAAGCTTACCAAGACTCCCACCTCGGATTTTGCATGGAAAGCGTACAAGGTTACTGCGCCATATCTTACAATAATATTTGTAGGAATTGCACTTGATGCGGCATTTCACTTTCCAGTGATAAAATAA